The following are encoded together in the Alteromonas gilva genome:
- the rho gene encoding transcription termination factor Rho, which produces MNLTELKNKPISELVALADEMGLDNMARARKQDIIFSILKSHAKSGEDIFGDGVLEILQDGFGFLRSADSSYLAGPDDIYVSPSQIRRFNLRTGDTIAGKIRPPKDSERYFALLKIREVNFDKPENSRNKILFENLTPLHANDRLRMERGNGSSEDITARVLDLASPIGRGQRGLIVAPPKAGKTLLLQNIAQSIAANHPECELMVLLIDERPEEVTEMHRLVRGEVVASTFDEPASRHVQVAEMVIEKAKRLVEHKKDVVILLDSITRLARAYNTVIPSSGKVLTGGVDANALHKPKRFFGAARNVEEGGSLTIIATALIDTGSKMDEVIYEEFKGTGNMELHLHRKIAEKRVFPAIDFNRSGTRREELLTTQDELQKMWILRKIVHEMSEIDAMEFLINKLSMTKTNDEFFNAMKRQRS; this is translated from the coding sequence ATGAATCTAACGGAACTTAAGAATAAGCCAATTAGCGAATTGGTAGCCCTTGCCGACGAAATGGGCCTAGACAATATGGCCCGGGCGAGAAAACAAGATATCATTTTCTCGATTCTCAAATCCCATGCAAAAAGCGGTGAAGACATTTTTGGTGATGGCGTACTGGAAATCCTCCAGGACGGCTTCGGCTTTTTGCGCTCTGCAGACTCATCTTATCTGGCCGGGCCTGATGATATTTATGTCTCACCGAGCCAAATCAGACGATTTAACTTACGCACGGGTGACACTATAGCCGGGAAAATTCGCCCGCCTAAAGACAGTGAACGTTACTTTGCCCTGCTTAAAATTCGTGAAGTAAACTTCGATAAACCGGAGAATTCACGGAACAAGATCCTTTTTGAAAACCTTACCCCACTGCATGCCAATGACCGTCTGCGGATGGAGCGTGGCAACGGCTCATCTGAGGATATTACGGCACGGGTACTGGATTTGGCATCGCCAATCGGTCGCGGTCAGCGTGGCTTAATTGTTGCGCCACCCAAAGCGGGTAAGACATTATTACTACAAAACATTGCGCAGTCGATTGCGGCTAATCATCCGGAGTGTGAACTCATGGTGTTGCTCATCGACGAACGCCCGGAAGAAGTCACCGAAATGCACCGTTTGGTGCGTGGCGAGGTGGTAGCTTCTACCTTTGATGAACCTGCCAGCCGCCACGTTCAGGTAGCGGAAATGGTAATTGAAAAAGCCAAGCGTTTGGTAGAGCACAAAAAAGACGTGGTCATTTTGCTTGACTCGATTACCCGTCTGGCGCGCGCCTACAACACCGTAATTCCCTCGTCAGGTAAAGTATTGACCGGTGGTGTTGATGCCAACGCACTGCACAAGCCTAAACGCTTCTTCGGTGCCGCCCGTAACGTTGAAGAAGGCGGTAGTTTAACCATTATTGCCACTGCGCTGATTGATACCGGCTCTAAGATGGATGAAGTTATCTACGAAGAGTTTAAGGGTACGGGTAACATGGAGTTACATTTGCACCGTAAGATTGCAGAGAAACGTGTTTTCCCTGCCATTGACTTTAACCGTTCTGGTACCCGTCGCGAAGAGTTGCTGACCACTCAGGATGAGCTTCAGAAAATGTGGATCTTGCGCAAGATAGTGCATGAGATGTCAGAGATCGATGCGATGGAGTTTCTTATCAACAAGCTGTCGATGACCAAAACCAATGACGAGTTCTTTAATGCCATGAAACGGCAACGCAGCTAG
- a CDS encoding amidohydrolase: MFRIALAAFVTFSSCAVLAQNSQVDTLADKIESDVISWRHHLHQYPELSNREFKTAEYIATYLRSLGLEVQTGVAKTGVVAVLDSGRPGPVVALRADMDGLPVPEENDLPWRSEEVGEYNGNEVPVMHACGHDTHMAMLMGAAGILTDMKDKLSGKVKFIFQPAEEGAPPGEKGGAEIMVKEGVLENPKVDVIFGLHISANNDVGTVSYNPGGTMAAVDPFKIVIHGKQAHGAYPWKSVDPITTAAQMIMSLQTIVSRELKIIDDAAVVTVGSIHGGNRSNIIPNEVELVGTIRTLNHKAREHVYEAMARKVKGIADSMGATAELTLPLDYNYPITYNDPSLTAEMLPTVERVAGKENTILAKPVTGAEDFSFYQEKVPGLFMWLGGKPLDVPAEDSPAHHTPEFYVDDSGMKLGVRVLTNLTLDYMDTHSSNAQ; the protein is encoded by the coding sequence ATGTTCAGGATTGCTTTGGCCGCTTTTGTTACTTTCTCGTCTTGTGCTGTACTGGCCCAGAATAGTCAGGTAGATACCCTCGCTGACAAAATTGAAAGTGATGTGATTAGCTGGCGTCATCATCTTCATCAATATCCCGAATTATCTAACCGTGAATTTAAGACCGCCGAATATATTGCTACGTATTTGCGTTCGCTTGGTCTGGAGGTACAAACCGGTGTTGCCAAAACCGGCGTCGTCGCGGTGCTTGACAGCGGTCGTCCAGGTCCTGTTGTCGCGTTGCGCGCCGATATGGATGGTCTGCCTGTGCCCGAAGAAAATGACTTACCCTGGCGCTCTGAAGAGGTGGGTGAGTATAACGGTAACGAGGTGCCTGTTATGCACGCCTGCGGACACGATACGCACATGGCGATGTTAATGGGAGCCGCCGGCATACTCACCGACATGAAAGACAAGCTATCCGGTAAGGTAAAGTTTATCTTTCAGCCGGCCGAAGAGGGCGCACCTCCGGGTGAAAAAGGCGGCGCCGAAATCATGGTCAAGGAAGGGGTGCTTGAAAACCCCAAGGTTGATGTGATTTTTGGTTTGCACATCAGTGCCAATAACGACGTGGGTACGGTAAGTTATAATCCCGGTGGCACCATGGCCGCGGTTGACCCGTTTAAAATTGTTATCCATGGCAAGCAAGCACACGGTGCCTATCCGTGGAAAAGTGTTGACCCTATTACCACCGCGGCGCAAATGATCATGTCGTTGCAAACCATCGTTAGTCGTGAACTGAAAATCATTGATGATGCTGCCGTGGTCACGGTAGGTTCAATTCACGGTGGTAATCGCTCTAATATTATCCCTAACGAGGTGGAATTGGTCGGTACCATTCGTACGCTTAATCATAAAGCCCGTGAACATGTCTACGAGGCAATGGCGCGCAAGGTAAAAGGTATCGCCGATAGCATGGGCGCTACCGCTGAGCTGACCTTGCCGCTTGATTACAATTACCCTATCACTTACAACGATCCATCGTTAACCGCCGAAATGCTGCCAACTGTGGAACGTGTTGCCGGTAAAGAAAACACGATTCTGGCCAAGCCTGTGACAGGGGCAGAGGACTTTTCATTTTATCAGGAGAAAGTTCCGGGTCTGTTCATGTGGCTCGGTGGTAAACCGCTTGATGTACCAGCCGAAGATTCGCCCGCACACCATACGCCGGAGTTTTATGTGGATGACAGCGGTATGAAACTGGGCGTTCGGGTACTGACTAATTTAACGCTGGACTACATGGATACGCATTCCTCGAACGCGCAGTAA